One Candidatus Hydrogenedentota bacterium genomic window carries:
- the rfbC gene encoding dTDP-4-dehydrorhamnose 3,5-epimerase → MPVTIEKTPLDGLLVVKTGVFHDDRGYFSESYSRMMWAEAGFREEFVQDNLSHSRKGTLRGMHYQIAPEAMGKLVRCVHGSVYDVAVDLRRGSPTFGQWHGIELSAANHLSFWVPAGFAHGFVALEDDSLVHYKCTGHHAPAFERALNYACPKVGIVWPIAPSVITQKDADAPFLDDAETNFSY, encoded by the coding sequence ATGCCCGTAACGATTGAAAAGACCCCGCTGGATGGCCTGCTTGTGGTGAAGACGGGGGTGTTCCACGATGATCGGGGCTACTTTTCGGAATCCTATTCGCGGATGATGTGGGCGGAGGCGGGGTTTCGCGAGGAATTTGTGCAGGATAACCTGAGCCATTCGCGGAAGGGGACGCTGCGCGGCATGCACTACCAGATTGCGCCGGAGGCGATGGGGAAGCTGGTCCGGTGCGTACACGGGTCGGTGTATGACGTGGCGGTGGATCTGCGCCGTGGATCGCCGACCTTCGGCCAGTGGCATGGCATTGAGCTATCCGCCGCGAACCATCTTTCGTTCTGGGTTCCGGCGGGTTTCGCGCACGGGTTTGTGGCGCTGGAGGACGATTCGCTGGTGCACTACAAGTGCACGGGCCACCATGCGCCGGCGTTTGAACGCGCGTTGAATTATGCGTGCCCGAAGGTGGGAATCGTGTGGCCGATCGCGCCGTCGGTCATCACCCAGAAGGACGCGGACGCGCCGTTTCTGGATGATGCCGAGACGAATTTCAGCTATTGA
- a CDS encoding DUF1559 domain-containing protein yields MKRRGFTLIELLVVIAIIGILAAILLPALARAREAARRASCQNNLKQMGLVLKMYANESRGNRFPRLGLQENLEAKEYRDDPSGTVPWQDWDLDAQNIPSGVELYPEYMSDASIIFCPSDSETPDGYLDCPQGDWCEGAEGNLPQSHPAYGSIAPGAFEDASYTYWPWVAENVDVFATLVTITMGKEDYGMMNLEGGIGDWLDAGFGTTLESFYAALESDIRVSNWPAAQVAQHVLDFTGISINVTGNGGSSTILRTREGIERFLITDINNPGASARAQSEVPVMWDNIGSGALVPPPAPWFKEEGPDSFNHLPGGCNILYMDGHVEFSKYPSDTDIPTSVLAAAIGFNYSSWDD; encoded by the coding sequence ATGAAACGACGTGGATTCACCCTGATCGAACTGCTGGTGGTCATCGCGATCATCGGCATCCTGGCCGCCATTCTGCTCCCCGCACTGGCGCGCGCACGCGAGGCCGCCCGCCGCGCAAGCTGCCAGAACAACCTCAAGCAGATGGGGCTCGTGCTGAAAATGTACGCCAATGAGTCGCGGGGCAACCGTTTTCCACGGCTCGGATTGCAGGAAAACCTGGAGGCGAAGGAGTACCGCGACGACCCTTCCGGTACCGTGCCGTGGCAGGACTGGGATCTCGACGCCCAGAACATCCCCTCCGGAGTCGAGCTCTATCCGGAATACATGAGCGATGCCAGCATCATATTCTGCCCCTCGGACAGTGAAACCCCGGACGGGTACCTGGACTGCCCACAGGGCGACTGGTGCGAAGGCGCGGAAGGCAACCTGCCGCAGTCCCACCCCGCCTATGGATCAATTGCCCCGGGCGCCTTCGAAGACGCCAGCTACACCTACTGGCCGTGGGTCGCGGAAAACGTCGACGTCTTCGCAACCCTCGTCACCATCACCATGGGCAAGGAAGACTACGGCATGATGAACCTCGAAGGTGGCATCGGCGACTGGCTCGACGCCGGCTTCGGAACCACCCTCGAATCCTTCTACGCCGCGCTTGAATCCGACATCAGGGTGTCGAACTGGCCCGCCGCCCAGGTCGCCCAGCACGTGCTCGACTTCACCGGCATCAGCATCAACGTTACCGGCAACGGCGGATCGAGCACCATCCTCCGCACCCGCGAAGGCATCGAGCGCTTCCTGATCACCGATATCAACAACCCCGGCGCCTCCGCGCGCGCGCAGAGCGAAGTTCCCGTCATGTGGGACAACATCGGTTCCGGCGCCCTAGTGCCGCCGCCCGCCCCCTGGTTCAAGGAGGAAGGCCCCGATTCCTTCAACCACCTCCCCGGCGGCTGCAACATCCTCTACATGGACGGCCATGTGGAGTTCTCAAAGTATCCGAGCGACACCGACATCCCGACCAGCGTCCTCGCCGCCGCGATCGGTTTCAACTACTCCTCCTGGGACGACTGA
- a CDS encoding phytase, producing MFTRTRILLVAATIALGAVNHAPANEDTTLTPALTLTNPDVLDQDDMCIWVHPTDPARSTIITSDKTAGHLFVYGLDGSLIQTVANVGKPGNIDIRNGFPLGGREVSIVAFNERNDLKVHIYAVDPETRTIARVDDDAIQTGMNYGLTLYRSPRDGAFYAITVPNDTGGFVEQYRLDVSGDGAVSGTKVRSWPITESEGCAADDQTGTLYIGEEKVGIWRVGAEPADPAPGELVHPVGAHGLTADVEGLALLNGKGDNRYLLASSQGSSRFMVYRLDAENSFVMSFAVEGATDTDGIDVSPVNFGGQFPGGVFTLHNGAKVPYPVLVCDLRGLGLPLE from the coding sequence ATGTTTACACGCACCCGAATACTACTCGTCGCCGCCACGATCGCCCTCGGCGCCGTCAACCACGCCCCCGCCAATGAAGACACCACCCTCACCCCCGCCCTCACCCTGACCAACCCCGATGTCCTCGATCAGGACGACATGTGCATCTGGGTCCACCCCACCGATCCCGCCCGCAGCACCATTATCACATCGGACAAAACCGCCGGACACCTGTTCGTCTACGGCCTCGACGGTTCCCTCATTCAGACCGTCGCAAACGTCGGGAAACCCGGCAACATCGATATCCGAAACGGATTTCCCCTCGGCGGGCGGGAAGTCTCCATCGTCGCCTTCAACGAGCGAAACGATCTCAAGGTGCACATCTACGCGGTTGACCCCGAAACCCGCACCATCGCCCGCGTGGACGATGACGCCATACAGACCGGCATGAACTACGGCCTGACCCTCTACCGCAGCCCCCGCGACGGGGCCTTCTACGCCATCACCGTCCCCAACGACACCGGCGGATTCGTTGAGCAATACCGGCTCGATGTAAGCGGGGACGGCGCCGTAAGCGGAACCAAAGTTCGCAGCTGGCCCATCACCGAAAGCGAGGGATGCGCCGCGGACGATCAAACCGGCACGCTCTATATCGGCGAGGAGAAAGTCGGTATCTGGCGCGTCGGCGCGGAACCGGCCGACCCCGCGCCCGGCGAACTGGTCCACCCCGTCGGCGCGCACGGCCTCACCGCCGACGTCGAGGGCCTCGCCCTCCTCAACGGAAAGGGCGACAACCGGTACCTCCTCGCCTCCAGCCAGGGCAGCAGCCGCTTCATGGTCTACCGGCTCGACGCGGAAAACTCTTTCGTGATGTCCTTCGCGGTCGAAGGCGCCACCGACACCGACGGCATCGACGTTTCGCCCGTCAATTTCGGCGGCCAGTTCCCCGGCGGCGTATTCACCCTCCACAACGGCGCCAAGGTCCCCTACCCCGTCCTCGTCTGCGACCTGCGCGGCCTCGGACTCCCCCTCGAATAA
- a CDS encoding PKD domain-containing protein: MLTRRALAFFCSVLLVELLFFTACPLNPQVGPTAAFSGTPTSGPAPLTVEFSDSSSRGSADIEAWSWRFGDGGISLEQHPAHTYMRAGVYSVSLSVRNSVGSDAEDKNKYITVTGEGEGEGEGEGEGEGEGEGEGEGEGEGEGEGEGEGEGEGEGEGEGEGEGEGEGEGEGEGEGEPFNEDLPIDAAEVAPDLDSMASFDYVDARITFPGVAAAIVPANGRRYHQLQLQGAGYTDFEGMPRLPFYPLMIAMPIDPQTKSAVSYDLTVAVEDEVEIPDIHAIPVQPPSFLEESNLAESVRPDFTMDAAFYANGQPWPPMRHETAEYTAGNLRILEVRVFPVRYDPTARTAHLATAMRVWVTFDLVAGVQAPTVLGDYTGSGEESTDAWMLGRLINPDSVRRVSAPDLVNQLPPLDSVILWDEGYELLIITRPEFSKGARRLARLRQEYGTRVRLAVLSEASYPTPLSIRDFIAGADRDNRLPTVYGSEPHALAAILLIGDTDYLPTWAGMNVRGHADPEPGDDPVNKAGTDVYYARLRGGDDVPDVALGRISVEPPTSTSDQLQDVVDKIERYESGAAGDHPTHMATYAFFHDVPREHAVLTGTLRVSNGSTLVTGAGTVFRSELLVDDWIRIYCETCGSREEAPWYQVASIASDTSLRLTRNYRETSSAGLTFEMGWQDHIDDWDFMLAPEQVREFMTARGVTVRYGYARYPGIEPHLLHDLSILAPDLLAYGWNPSTAELQNNWRDGIDGIVFHSDHGEPAGWQHPRLMRGDLVALSVPATGWYPIVLSINCSSGYFDNETDVMRDGAGALAPDTATLPWDESFAEAVVRFADGGGIACIAASRGSDSDKNHELSTLLFSAMYPDYPHGAVPWHMYGSHVRLGAAFRDAKFRLHRIITTGWNETQADYNEQIYHLFGDPMLRMRLPNP; the protein is encoded by the coding sequence ATGCTCACCCGCCGTGCTCTCGCTTTCTTCTGTTCCGTCTTGCTGGTGGAATTGCTGTTCTTCACGGCGTGTCCGTTGAACCCGCAGGTGGGGCCGACTGCGGCCTTCAGCGGGACGCCGACGAGCGGTCCCGCACCGTTGACGGTGGAATTCTCGGACTCGTCTTCGCGGGGGAGCGCCGATATTGAGGCCTGGTCGTGGCGTTTTGGCGATGGGGGAATCAGCTTGGAGCAGCATCCCGCGCACACGTACATGCGCGCCGGCGTTTACAGCGTATCTCTGTCGGTCCGGAACTCGGTGGGTTCGGACGCCGAGGATAAGAACAAGTACATCACGGTAACGGGCGAGGGCGAGGGCGAGGGTGAAGGCGAGGGTGAAGGCGAAGGCGAGGGCGAGGGCGAAGGCGAGGGTGAAGGCGAGGGTGAAGGCGAGGGCGAGGGCGAGGGTGAAGGCGAGGGTGAAGGCGAGGGGGAAGGCGAGGGTGAAGGCGAGGGCGAAGGCGAGGGTGAAGGCGAAGGCGAAGGTGAACCCTTCAATGAGGATCTGCCGATAGATGCGGCCGAGGTGGCTCCGGATCTGGACTCGATGGCATCGTTTGATTATGTGGATGCGCGTATCACGTTTCCGGGGGTCGCGGCGGCCATTGTTCCTGCGAACGGGCGGCGCTATCACCAGCTTCAGTTGCAGGGGGCGGGCTATACCGACTTCGAGGGCATGCCGCGATTGCCATTCTATCCGTTGATGATTGCGATGCCGATCGATCCACAGACAAAGTCGGCGGTTTCGTACGATCTGACGGTGGCGGTGGAGGATGAGGTGGAGATACCGGACATCCACGCCATACCGGTCCAGCCGCCGTCTTTCCTCGAGGAGTCGAATCTGGCGGAGTCGGTTCGGCCGGACTTCACGATGGATGCGGCTTTTTATGCCAACGGCCAGCCGTGGCCGCCGATGCGCCACGAGACGGCGGAGTACACAGCCGGGAATCTGCGGATTCTGGAGGTTCGAGTCTTTCCCGTGCGCTACGATCCGACGGCGCGGACGGCCCATTTGGCGACGGCGATGCGGGTGTGGGTGACCTTCGATCTGGTGGCGGGTGTGCAGGCCCCGACGGTTTTGGGCGACTACACGGGATCGGGGGAGGAAAGCACGGACGCGTGGATGCTGGGGCGGCTCATCAATCCGGACAGCGTGCGCCGGGTAAGCGCGCCCGACCTGGTGAATCAATTGCCCCCGCTCGATTCCGTGATTCTCTGGGACGAGGGCTACGAGCTGTTGATCATAACCCGGCCTGAGTTTTCGAAGGGGGCGCGGCGGCTGGCGCGGTTGCGTCAGGAGTACGGGACGCGGGTCCGGCTTGCGGTCTTGAGCGAAGCCTCGTACCCCACGCCGTTGAGCATTCGCGATTTCATTGCCGGGGCGGACCGGGACAACCGGCTGCCGACGGTGTATGGGAGCGAGCCGCATGCGCTTGCGGCGATTCTGCTGATCGGCGATACGGATTATCTTCCCACGTGGGCGGGGATGAACGTGCGGGGGCACGCGGACCCGGAACCGGGCGACGATCCGGTGAACAAGGCGGGGACGGATGTGTATTACGCGCGGCTCCGGGGGGGCGATGACGTGCCCGACGTGGCGCTCGGGCGGATTTCGGTGGAGCCGCCGACTTCGACCTCCGACCAACTTCAGGATGTGGTGGACAAGATCGAGCGTTACGAGAGCGGGGCGGCGGGCGACCACCCGACGCACATGGCCACCTACGCGTTCTTCCATGATGTGCCGCGGGAGCATGCGGTGTTGACCGGCACACTGAGGGTGAGCAATGGCAGTACGCTGGTAACGGGTGCGGGAACCGTGTTTCGTTCGGAGCTGCTTGTGGACGACTGGATCCGGATCTACTGCGAGACCTGCGGCAGCCGGGAGGAGGCGCCCTGGTACCAGGTGGCGAGCATCGCGAGCGATACGAGTCTGCGGCTCACCCGCAACTATCGGGAGACGTCAAGCGCGGGGTTGACCTTTGAGATGGGCTGGCAGGATCACATCGACGACTGGGACTTCATGCTTGCACCGGAGCAGGTGCGGGAATTCATGACGGCTCGCGGGGTGACGGTGCGCTATGGATACGCGCGCTACCCGGGTATCGAGCCCCACCTGTTGCATGATCTGAGCATATTGGCTCCCGATCTGCTGGCGTATGGGTGGAACCCGTCGACGGCGGAGCTGCAGAACAACTGGCGGGACGGAATTGACGGGATTGTGTTCCACAGCGATCACGGGGAGCCCGCCGGATGGCAGCACCCCCGGCTGATGCGGGGCGATCTGGTGGCGTTGAGCGTACCGGCGACCGGGTGGTATCCCATCGTGCTGAGCATTAATTGCAGCTCCGGCTATTTCGACAATGAGACGGACGTCATGCGGGATGGCGCGGGCGCGCTCGCGCCCGATACGGCTACCTTGCCGTGGGATGAGAGCTTTGCGGAGGCGGTGGTGCGCTTTGCGGACGGCGGCGGGATCGCGTGTATCGCGGCGTCCCGCGGGAGCGACTCGGACAAGAACCACGAGCTCTCCACCTTGTTGTTCTCCGCCATGTATCCGGACTACCCCCACGGCGCGGTTCCGTGGCACATGTATGGCTCGCATGTGCGCCTCGGTGCGGCGTTCCGGGACGCTAAGTTCCGATTGCACCGGATCATCACGACGGGCTGGAACGAGACGCAGGCCGATTACAACGAGCAGATCTACCACCTCTTCGGAGATCCCATGTTGCGCATGCGCCTGCCGAACCCGTAG
- a CDS encoding beta-galactosidase has translation MYSAVLWAALFAMGAGAESARFVQEEFAIGLWVDPPLDERADERYRELAEAHFTLVIGGFGGPEAALQAALCEKYGLGLIASGRRGDPADLADGPAVWGYALRDEPHARDFPELRERADAVRAARPGKLPYINLFPNYADAEQLGTETYEEHVRLFIETVRPEVLSMDNYPLFHPGRDTRERYRENLEIFREQSQAAGIPFWNFFNTMPYGPHTDPTEGQLRWQIYTSLAYGARGVLYFCYYTPAGGEFPKGGAIIQRDGRRTRHYYEAQRINAELKRLGPVLMQLRSTADVRVDESAGDVPSEKLAGQPITDLTRDTEDPPLDLLVGAFAHDDGRRAVLLNNYHFAYTAWPTVAFDSPTEAIREVDKYSGELIPLIDDSPAMEGIQISLGAGDGRLFLMPGGG, from the coding sequence GTGTATTCCGCCGTTCTCTGGGCGGCCTTGTTCGCGATGGGCGCGGGGGCCGAGAGCGCCCGGTTCGTTCAGGAGGAATTCGCCATCGGGCTGTGGGTCGATCCGCCGCTGGACGAGCGGGCGGACGAGCGCTACCGGGAGCTTGCGGAGGCGCACTTCACGCTGGTGATTGGCGGGTTTGGCGGTCCGGAGGCGGCGTTGCAGGCGGCGCTCTGCGAGAAGTATGGTCTCGGTCTGATCGCGTCGGGCCGGCGCGGCGACCCGGCGGATCTGGCCGACGGACCGGCGGTTTGGGGCTATGCGCTGCGCGACGAGCCCCACGCGCGGGACTTCCCAGAACTGCGGGAACGGGCGGACGCGGTGCGCGCGGCGCGTCCTGGGAAGCTGCCGTACATCAACCTGTTTCCGAACTATGCGGACGCGGAGCAGCTCGGTACGGAGACGTACGAGGAGCATGTGCGGCTGTTTATCGAGACGGTGCGGCCCGAAGTGTTGAGCATGGACAATTACCCGCTGTTTCACCCAGGGCGCGACACGCGGGAGCGCTACCGGGAGAATCTGGAGATATTCCGGGAACAGTCGCAGGCGGCGGGGATCCCGTTCTGGAATTTTTTCAACACGATGCCCTACGGCCCGCATACGGATCCCACGGAGGGGCAGTTGCGCTGGCAGATATACACGTCGCTTGCATACGGCGCGCGCGGTGTGCTGTATTTCTGCTACTACACGCCGGCGGGAGGAGAGTTTCCCAAGGGCGGCGCGATTATCCAGCGGGACGGGCGTCGCACGCGGCACTATTACGAGGCGCAGCGGATCAACGCGGAACTGAAGCGCCTGGGTCCGGTGCTCATGCAGCTGCGAAGCACGGCGGACGTGCGCGTGGACGAAAGCGCGGGGGACGTCCCCTCCGAGAAACTCGCGGGGCAGCCCATTACAGATCTCACGCGCGACACGGAAGATCCGCCGCTGGATCTGCTTGTCGGGGCGTTCGCGCATGACGACGGTCGCCGCGCAGTGCTGCTGAACAACTACCACTTCGCCTACACGGCGTGGCCCACGGTTGCCTTTGACTCGCCAACCGAGGCGATCCGCGAGGTGGACAAGTATAGCGGGGAATTGATTCCGCTTATCGACGACAGCCCGGCGATGGAGGGCATCCAGATTTCGCTGGGGGCCGGGGATGGGCGGTTGTTCTTAATGCCGGGTGGCGGGTGA